One genomic segment of Pseudomonas fortuita includes these proteins:
- the fliI gene encoding flagellar protein export ATPase FliI — MHLKRTSFGKRLGSYAEAIALPTQPIVEGRLLRMVGLTLEAEGLRAAVGSRCLVINDDSYHPVQVEAEVMGFAGPKVFLMPVGSIVGIAPGARVVPLDDGGRLPMGMSMLGRVLDGAGRALDGKGGMKAEDWVPMDGPVINPLNRDPISKPLDVGIRSINGLLTVGRGQRLGLFAGTGVGKSVLLGMMTRFTEAEIIVVGLIGERGREVKEFIEHILGEEGLKRSVVVASPADDAPLMRLRAAMYCTRIAEYFRDKGKNVLLLMDSLTRFAQAQREIALAIGEPPATRGYPPSVFAKLPKLVERAGNGEPGGGSITAFYTVLSEGDDQQDPIADSARGVLDGHFVLSRRLAEEGHYPAIDIEASISRVMPQVVDADHLRQAQKFKQLWSRLSQSRDLISVGAYVAGGDPETDLAIALQSRLVDFLRQGLQENVGMAQSREQLGAIFTPPAG; from the coding sequence ATGCACCTTAAGCGCACCAGCTTCGGCAAGCGCCTGGGCAGTTATGCCGAGGCCATCGCGCTGCCGACCCAACCCATCGTGGAAGGCCGCCTGCTGCGCATGGTCGGGCTCACCCTGGAGGCCGAAGGCCTGCGCGCTGCCGTGGGTAGCCGCTGCCTGGTAATCAACGACGACAGCTACCACCCGGTCCAGGTGGAAGCCGAAGTCATGGGGTTTGCCGGGCCCAAGGTGTTCCTCATGCCGGTCGGCAGCATTGTCGGTATCGCCCCCGGCGCCCGGGTGGTGCCGCTGGACGACGGCGGCCGATTGCCCATGGGCATGAGCATGCTCGGTCGGGTGCTGGATGGCGCCGGCCGTGCGCTGGATGGCAAGGGCGGGATGAAGGCTGAGGACTGGGTGCCGATGGATGGGCCGGTGATCAACCCGCTCAACCGTGACCCTATCAGCAAGCCGCTGGACGTGGGCATCCGCAGTATCAATGGCCTGCTGACCGTTGGTCGCGGCCAGCGCCTGGGCCTGTTCGCCGGTACCGGCGTGGGTAAGTCGGTGTTGCTGGGCATGATGACCCGCTTTACCGAAGCCGAAATCATCGTGGTTGGCCTGATCGGCGAACGGGGCCGCGAGGTGAAGGAATTCATCGAGCACATCCTGGGTGAGGAGGGCCTCAAGCGCTCGGTGGTGGTGGCTTCACCTGCCGATGATGCGCCGCTGATGCGCCTGCGTGCTGCCATGTATTGCACGCGCATTGCCGAGTATTTCCGTGACAAAGGCAAGAACGTGCTGTTGTTGATGGACTCGCTCACCCGTTTCGCCCAGGCCCAGCGGGAAATTGCCCTGGCCATCGGTGAGCCGCCGGCCACCCGTGGTTACCCGCCGTCGGTATTTGCCAAGCTGCCCAAGCTGGTGGAGCGGGCGGGCAATGGCGAGCCGGGCGGTGGCTCGATTACCGCGTTCTACACCGTATTGTCCGAAGGTGATGACCAGCAAGACCCCATCGCCGACTCGGCGCGCGGTGTACTCGACGGCCACTTCGTGCTGTCGCGCCGGTTGGCCGAAGAGGGCCATTACCCGGCCATCGACATCGAAGCCTCGATCAGCCGGGTGATGCCCCAGGTGGTCGACGCCGACCACTTGCGCCAGGCGCAAAAGTTCAAGCAACTGTGGTCGCGCCTGTCGCAAAGCCGCGACCTGATCAGCGTGGGCGCCTACGTGGCCGGCGGCGACCCGGAAACCGACCTGGCCATTGCCTTGCAATCCAGGCTTGTGGATTTTCTGCGCCAAGGCCTGCAGGAGAATGTGGGCATGGCGCAGAGCCGCGAACAGTTGGGGGCGATCTTCACGCCCCCGGCAGGCTGA
- the fliH gene encoding flagellar assembly protein FliH has translation MSSKEHHPSDLIRARDLEGVDVWTLPSFDPEPEPVPEPEPEPEAVEEEIEEVPLEEVQPLTLEELEAIRQEAYNEGFATGEREGFHSTQLKVRQEAEAALKAKLDSLEQLMTNLMDPIAEQDTQIEKTLVHLVAHMTRQVIGRELRNDSSQITQVLREALKLLPMGADNIRIHLNPQDFELVKALRERHEENWRLLEDSALLPGGCRIETAHSRIDATMETRIEKTVAQLFDQLHDHSLHPAAPDMSVDLDAPVERSVESPDAP, from the coding sequence ATGTCCAGCAAAGAACATCACCCCAGCGACCTGATCCGCGCCCGCGACCTCGAGGGCGTGGACGTGTGGACGCTGCCCAGCTTCGACCCGGAGCCAGAGCCCGTACCCGAGCCTGAGCCTGAACCCGAGGCGGTCGAGGAAGAAATCGAGGAAGTGCCGCTGGAAGAAGTCCAGCCACTCACCCTGGAAGAGCTCGAGGCGATCCGCCAGGAAGCCTACAACGAAGGTTTCGCCACCGGCGAGCGAGAGGGCTTTCACAGCACCCAGCTCAAGGTCCGCCAAGAGGCCGAAGCGGCCCTGAAGGCCAAGCTCGACAGCCTCGAGCAACTGATGACCAACCTGATGGACCCGATCGCCGAGCAAGACACGCAGATCGAGAAAACCCTCGTTCACCTGGTGGCGCACATGACCCGCCAGGTGATTGGCCGCGAATTGCGCAACGACTCCAGCCAGATCACCCAGGTGCTGCGCGAAGCACTGAAGCTGCTGCCCATGGGGGCGGACAATATCCGCATTCACCTCAACCCGCAGGACTTCGAGCTGGTCAAGGCCCTGCGCGAACGCCATGAGGAAAACTGGCGGTTGCTGGAAGACAGCGCACTGCTACCGGGGGGCTGCCGTATCGAGACTGCCCATAGCCGCATTGATGCAACCATGGAAACGCGCATCGAGAAAACCGTGGCGCAGCTGTTCGACCAGTTGCACGATCATTCTCTGCACCCGGCGGCGCCAGACATGTCGGTAGACCTGGACGCCCCCGTCGAGCGTTCGGTGGAAAGCCCTGATGCACCTTAA
- the fliG gene encoding flagellar motor switch protein FliG: MSDNRAVTAKLSRVDKAAILLLSLGETDAAQVLRHMGPKEVQRVGVAMAQMGNVHRDQVEQVMSEFVDIVGDQTSLGVGSDAYIRKMLNQALGEDKANGLVDRILLGGNTSGLDSLKWMEPRAVADVIRYEHPQIQAIVVAYLDPDQAGEVLSNFDHKVRLDIVLRVSSLNTVQPAALKELNQILEKQFSGNSNAARTTLGGIKRAADIMNFLDSSVEGALMDAIREVDSDLSEQIEDLMFVFNNLADVDDRGIQALLREVSSDVLVVSLKGADERVKDKIFKNMSKRASELLRDDLEAKGPVRVSDVETAQKEILTIARRMAEAGEIVLGGKGAEEMI; this comes from the coding sequence ATGAGTGATAACCGAGCCGTTACCGCCAAGCTGAGCCGCGTCGACAAAGCGGCAATCCTGTTGCTCTCGCTGGGCGAGACCGATGCGGCCCAGGTACTGCGGCACATGGGCCCCAAGGAAGTGCAGCGGGTGGGTGTGGCCATGGCGCAGATGGGTAATGTGCACCGTGACCAGGTGGAGCAGGTGATGAGCGAGTTCGTCGACATTGTCGGCGACCAGACCAGCCTGGGCGTGGGGTCCGATGCCTATATCCGCAAGATGCTCAACCAGGCGCTGGGCGAGGACAAGGCCAACGGCCTGGTCGACCGCATCCTGCTGGGTGGCAACACCAGCGGCCTGGACAGCCTGAAGTGGATGGAGCCGCGCGCCGTCGCCGACGTGATCCGCTACGAGCACCCGCAGATCCAGGCCATCGTGGTCGCTTACCTCGACCCTGACCAGGCGGGTGAAGTACTGAGCAACTTCGACCACAAGGTGCGCCTGGACATCGTCCTGCGCGTGTCGTCGCTGAACACCGTGCAGCCGGCGGCGCTCAAAGAGCTGAACCAGATTCTGGAGAAGCAGTTCTCGGGCAACTCCAACGCCGCGCGCACCACCTTGGGCGGTATCAAGCGCGCTGCCGACATCATGAACTTCCTCGACAGCTCCGTGGAAGGTGCACTGATGGATGCGATCCGCGAAGTCGACAGCGACCTGTCGGAGCAGATCGAAGACCTGATGTTCGTCTTCAACAACCTGGCCGACGTCGACGACCGGGGTATCCAGGCGCTGCTGCGCGAAGTGTCGTCCGACGTGTTGGTGGTCTCGCTCAAGGGCGCCGACGAGCGGGTCAAGGACAAGATTTTCAAGAACATGTCCAAACGTGCCTCGGAACTGCTGCGCGACGACCTGGAGGCCAAAGGGCCGGTGCGGGTCAGCGACGTGGAAACGGCGCAGAAGGAAATCCTCACCATCGCCCGCCGCATGGCCGAGGCCGGCGAGATCGTGCTCGGCGGCAAGGGTGCCGAGGAAATGATCTGA